A section of the Oncorhynchus gorbuscha isolate QuinsamMale2020 ecotype Even-year linkage group LG04, OgorEven_v1.0, whole genome shotgun sequence genome encodes:
- the usp47 gene encoding ubiquitin carboxyl-terminal hydrolase 47 isoform X5: MEMVPSEENQLVPKEGMFWSCRQSIFNEMKKRFSQIENASEEPRVLCIVQDTTNAKTVNERLTLNLPASTTLSKLFEDVAHKASYVNGTFDLAWGKTGDMGSLDPSSETSLTESGFEPGKRNFLQLTDKDGEQPQIASDESGTAGSSGLDDSSQERFIGPLPRDGTVGCSSDYSSPSYSYSSILNKSDTGYVGLVNQAMTCYLNSLLQTLFMTPEFRNALYNWEFEESEEDPVTSIPYQLQRLFLLLQTSKKRAIETTDVTRSFGWDSSEAWQQHDVQELCRVMFDALEQKWKQTEQADLINQLYQGKLKDYVRCLECGYESWRIDTYLDIPLVIRPFGASQAYGSVEEALQAFVQPETLDGANQYFCERCKKKCDARKGLRFLHFPYLLTLQLKRFDFDYTTMHRIKLNDRMSFPEELDMGPFIDVEDEKSPQTESCTDSGAENEGSCHSDQMCNDFSADDGVDEGICLDSASSTERVLKPKSSLTFELFSVMVHSGSAAGGHYYACIKSFSDGQWYSFNDQHVSKITQEDIRKTYGGSSGSRGYYSSAFASSTNAYMLIYRLKDPTRNAKYLDCEDFPEHIKHLVQREKESEEQEKRQREIERNTCKIKLFCMHPVKMMTMMENKLEVHKDKTLREATEMAYKLMELDGVVPLDCCRLVKYDEFHEYLERSYEGEDDTPMGLLLGGVKSSYMFDLLLETRRAEQVFQPYKPGEVMVKVHVVDLKTDTIAPPVSIRAYLNQSITEFKQLIAQATELSAETMRVVLERCYNDLRLLYVPNKTLKAEGFFRSNKVFVESSESPDHQVTFTDSLLWKLLDRHGNTIRLFVSLPVQSPGTNRTICQKVGGETEFSEGSKGNRNSVEAILEESTEKLKNLSLQQQQCSSTSDSQKTSDTSDFEHIETPSPSQEPDSSSISAVVAVDNRELENRIRAAGGGVAYSDPETQFPGEERSDSEVNNDRSTSSVDSDILSSSHSSDTLCNADSGPIQLANGLDSHSITSSRRSKANEGKKETWDTAEEDSGTDSEYDENGKSKAESYYLYFRAEPYAQEDGSGEGGQKCVLVHVDKRITLSAFKQNLEPFVGVTSTQFKVFRVYANNQEFESVRLNETLSSFSDDNKVTIRLGRALKKGEYRVKVYQLLVNDAEPCKFLVDTVFAKGMTVKQSKEELMPQLKDQCKLDLNIDKFRLRKKTWKNPGTVFLDYHVYEEDINISSNWEVFLEVLDGPEKMKSMSQLAVLTRRWTPAQMKLEPFQEVVLESSSVEELKEKLSEISGIPLENLEFAKGRGTFPCDISVLEIHQDLDWNPKVSTLNVWPLYICDDGAVVFYRDSTEEPMEQSEDERNELMKKESSRLLKTGHRVSYSPRKEKALKIYLDGGPVKDPGQD; this comes from the exons AGAGTATTTTCAATGAGATGAAGAAGAGGTTTTCTCAG ATAGAGAATGCGTCAGAGGAGCCCAGAGTGCTGTGCATAGTCCAGGACACTACCAATGCGAAGACGGTCAACGAGAGGCTCACCCTCAACCTGCCAGcctccactactctctccaaactcttTGAGGATGTGGCCCACAAGGCGAGCTATGTGAACGGCACCTTTGACCTGGCATGGGGCAAGACCGGGGACATG GGGTCGCTGGATCCCAGCAGTGAGACGTCCCTCACTGAGTCTGGGTTCGAGCCCGGGAAGAGGAACTTCCTCCAGCTCACAGACAAGGACGGAGAACAGCCTCAGATTGCATCG GATGAGTCGGGGACAGCGGGCAGCAGTGGTCTGGATGACAGCTCCCAGGAGCGCTTCATCGGCCCGCTGCCCAGAGATGGCACGGTGGGCTGCAGCAGCGACTACAGCAGCCCCAGCTACTCCTACTCCTCCATCCTCAACAAGTCTGACACAG GATATGTGGGTTTGGTGAACCAGGCCATGACCTGCTATTTGAACAGCCTTCTACAAACTCTGTTTATGACCCCGGAGTTCAGAAATGCACTGTACAA CTGGGAGTTTGAGGAGTCGGAGGAAGACCCGGTCACCAGCATCCCTTACCAGCTACAGAGGTTGTTTTTGCTGCTGCAGACCAGTAAGAAGAGGGCCATCGAGACCACCGACGTGACCCGCAGCTTCGGCTGGGACAGCAGCGAAG CCTGGCAGCAGCATGACGTCCAGGAGCTGTGTAGGGTCATGTTTGATGCCCTGGAGCAGAAATGGAAGCAGACAGAGCAG GCTGACCTGATTAACCAGCTGTACCAGGGGAAGCTGAAGGACTATGTGCGCTGTCTGGAGTGTGGCTATGAGAGCTGGAGGATCGACACCTACCTGGACATCCCTCTGGTCATCAGACCCTTTGGGGCCAGCCAGGCTTATGGCAGCGTG GAGGAGGCTCTGCAGGCCTTCGTCCAGCCAGAGACTCTGGATGGGGCCAACCAGTATTTTTGTGAGCGTTGCAAGAAAAAATGTGATGCCCGTAAG GGACTTAGGTTTCTGCACTTTCCCTACCTGTTGACTTTGCAGCTGAAGCGTTTTGACTTTGACTACACCACTATGCACCGCATCAAACTCAACGACCGCATGTCCTTCCCTGAGGAGCTGGACATGGGTCCTTTCATTGATGTGGAGGATGAG AAATCTCCTCAAACGGAGAGCTGCACTGACAGCGGGGCAGAGAATGAAGGCAGTTGCCACAGTGACCAGATGTGCAACGACTTCTCGGCAGACGACGGTGTTGATGAGGGAATCTGCCTGGACAGCGCCAGCAGTACTGAGAGGGTCCTGAAGCCAAAG AGTTCATTGACCTTTGAGCTGTTCTCGGTCATGGTCCATTCGGGCAGCGCTGCAGGTGGCCACTACTATGCCTGCATTAAGTCCTTCAGCGATGGCCAGTGGTACAGTTTCAACGACCAGCACGTCAGCAAG ATCACCCAGGAAGACATCAGGAAAACATATGGAGGGTCCTCGGGGAGCAGAGGCTATTACTCCAGTGCCTTTGCCAG CTCTACAAATGCGTATATGCTGATTTATAGGTTGAAAGACCCCACAAGGAATGCAA AGTATCTGGATTGTGAGGACTTCCCTGAGCACATAAAGCATCTGGtccagagggagaaggagtctgAGGAgcaggagaaaagacagagggagatcgAGCGCAATACCTGCAAG ATCAAGCTGTTCTGCATGCATCCGGTGAAGATGATGACTATGATGGAGAACAAGCTGGAAGTGCACAAGGACAAGACGCTCAGAGAGGCAACAGAGATGGCCTACAAG CTCATGGAACTGGATGGGGTGGTCCCGCTGGACTGCTGTCGCCTGGTCAAGTACGATGAGTTCCATGAGTACCTGGAGCGTTCGTACGAGGGCGAGGACGACACCCCCATGGGGCTGCTGCTGGGCGGGGTCAAGTCGTCCTACATGTTTGACCTTCTGCTGGAGACCCGCAGAGCTGAACAAGTCTTCCAGCCATACAAACCTGGAG agGTGATGGTGAAGGTTCACGTGGTGGATCTGAAGACGGACACTATCGCCCCTCCCGTCAGCATCAGGGCCTATCTAAACCAGTCAATCACTGAGTTCAAGCAGCTCATTGCACAG GCCACAGAGCTCTCAGCCGAAACCATGCGTGTCGTCCTGGAGCGCTGCTATAATGACCTTCGGCTTCTCTACGTGCCCAACAAGACACTGAAAGCAGAGGGTTTCTTCAGGAGCAACAAG GTTTTTGTGGAAAGCTCTGAATCCCCAGATCACCAGGTCACCTTCACTGATTCCCTCTTGTGGAAACTGCTGGATCGCCATGGGAACACAATCCGCCTGTTTGTCTCGCTGCCTGTGCAATCCCCCGGCACCAACCGAACTATTTGCCAAAAAGTTGGTGGCGAAACTGAGTTCTCTGAGGGGTCAAAGGGCAACAGGAATTCCGTAGAGGCCATCCTGGAGGAGAGCACAGAGAAGCTGAAGAACCTGTCCCTCCAGCAGCAGCAGTGCTCCAGCACCAGTGACAGCCAGAAGACCTCAGACACCAGTGACTTCGAGCACATCGAGACCCCCTCACCCTCTCAGGAACCAGACTCCTCCTCCATATCTGCTGTTGTTGCAGTCGACAACCGAGAGCTGGAGAACCGGATCCGGGCGGCCGGCGGCGGGGTGGCCTACTCTGACCCAGAAACCCAGTTCCCTGGGGAGGAGCGCTCAGACTCTGAGGTGAACAACGACCGCAGCACGAGCTCAGTGGACAGTGACATCCTGAGCTCCAGCCACAGCAGTGACACGCTGTGCAACGCCGACAGCGGCCCCATTCAGCTGGCCAACGGCCTGGACTCACACAGCATCACCAGCAGCCGCCGCTCCAAGGCCAACGAGGGCAAGAAAGAGACGTGGGACACAGCCGAGGAGGACAGTGGCACGGACAGCGAGTATGACGAGAACGGGAAGAGCAAGGCAGAATCCTATTACCTCTACTTCAGAGCAGAACCATATGCACAGGAGGACGGCTCTGGGGAAGGAGGCCAGAAAT GTGTACTGGTCCACGTGGATAAGAGGATAACTCTGTCAGCATTCAAACAGAACCTGGAACCTTTCGTGGGGGTCACCTCTACCCAGTTCAAAGTGTTCCGCGTCTACGCCAACAACCAGGAGTTTGAGAGTGTACGGCTCAACGagaccctctcctccttctctgacGACAACAAG GTAACCATTCGATTAGGCAGAGCACTGAAGAAGGGCGAGTATCGGGTGAAAGTGTACCAGCTACTAGTGAATGATGCAGAG CCCTGTAAGTTCCTCGTAGACACAGTGTTTGCTAAGGGCATGACTGTGAAACAGTCCAAAGAGGAGCTAATGCCTCAGCTGAAAGACCAATGCAAGCTGGACCTCAACATCGACAA GTTCCGTCTCAGGAAGAAGACGTGGAAGAACCCAGGGACAGTGTTTCTGGACTACCACGTCTACGAGGAGGACATCAACATCTCCAGTAACTGGGAGGTCTTTCTGGAGGTTCTAGATG GACCGGAGAAGATGAAGTCCATGTCCCAGCTGGCTGTGCTCACCCGCCGCTGGACCCCCGCCCAGATGAAGCTGGAGCCCTTCCAGGAAGTGGTTCTGGAGAGCAGCAGTGTGGAGGAACTCaaggaaaag ctcagtGAAATAAGTGGTATTCCTCTTGAAAACCTGGAGTTTGCCAAG GGGCGTGGAACATTTCCTTGTGATATCTCGGTTTTGGAGATCCATCAGGATCTGGACTGGAACCCTAAAGTGTCCACTCTGAATGTGTGGCCTCTGTACATCTGTGATGATGGTGCTGTGGTCTTCTACAG GGACAGCACAGAGGAGCCTATGGAACAGTCGGAAGATGAACGCAATGAGCTGATGAAGAAGGAGAGCAGCCGGCTGCTGAAGACTGGCCACCGGGTCAGTTACTCACCTCGTAAGGAGAAGGCCCTTAAGATCTACCTGGATGGGGGCCCGGTCAAGGACCCGGGGCAGGACTGA
- the usp47 gene encoding ubiquitin carboxyl-terminal hydrolase 47 isoform X6, which yields MEMVPSEENQLVPKEIENASEEPRVLCIVQDTTNAKTVNERLTLNLPASTTLSKLFEDVAHKASYVNGTFDLAWGKTGDMGSLDPSSETSLTESGFEPGKRNFLQLTDKDGEQPQIASDESGTAGSSGLDDSSQERFIGPLPRDGTVGCSSDYSSPSYSYSSILNKSDTGYVGLVNQAMTCYLNSLLQTLFMTPEFRNALYNWEFEESEEDPVTSIPYQLQRLFLLLQTSKKRAIETTDVTRSFGWDSSEAWQQHDVQELCRVMFDALEQKWKQTEQQQFSPLTADLINQLYQGKLKDYVRCLECGYESWRIDTYLDIPLVIRPFGASQAYGSVEEALQAFVQPETLDGANQYFCERCKKKCDARKGLRFLHFPYLLTLQLKRFDFDYTTMHRIKLNDRMSFPEELDMGPFIDVEDEKSPQTESCTDSGAENEGSCHSDQMCNDFSADDGVDEGICLDSASSTERVLKPKVPSLNTSSLTFELFSVMVHSGSAAGGHYYACIKSFSDGQWYSFNDQHVSKITQEDIRKTYGGSSGSRGYYSSAFASSTNAYMLIYRLKDPTRNAKYLDCEDFPEHIKHLVQREKESEEQEKRQREIERNTCKIKLFCMHPVKMMTMMENKLEVHKDKTLREATEMAYKLMELDGVVPLDCCRLVKYDEFHEYLERSYEGEDDTPMGLLLGGVKSSYMFDLLLETRRAEQVFQPYKPGEVMVKVHVVDLKTDTIAPPVSIRAYLNQSITEFKQLIAQATELSAETMRVVLERCYNDLRLLYVPNKTLKAEGFFRSNKVFVESSESPDHQVTFTDSLLWKLLDRHGNTIRLFVSLPVQSPGTNRTICQKVGGETEFSEGSKGNRNSVEAILEESTEKLKNLSLQQQQCSSTSDSQKTSDTSDFEHIETPSPSQEPDSSSISAVVAVDNRELENRIRAAGGGVAYSDPETQFPGEERSDSEVNNDRSTSSVDSDILSSSHSSDTLCNADSGPIQLANGLDSHSITSSRRSKANEGKKETWDTAEEDSGTDSEYDENGKSKAESYYLYFRAEPYAQEDGSGEGGQKCVLVHVDKRITLSAFKQNLEPFVGVTSTQFKVFRVYANNQEFESVRLNETLSSFSDDNKVTIRLGRALKKGEYRVKVYQLLVNDAEPCKFLVDTVFAKGMTVKQSKEELMPQLKDQCKLDLNIDKFRLRKKTWKNPGTVFLDYHVYEEDINISSNWEVFLEVLDGPEKMKSMSQLAVLTRRWTPAQMKLEPFQEVVLESSSVEELKEKLSEISGIPLENLEFAKGRGTFPCDISVLEIHQDLDWNPKVSTLNVWPLYICDDGAVVFYRDSTEEPMEQSEDERNELMKKESSRLLKTGHRVSYSPRKEKALKIYLDGGPVKDPGQD from the exons ATAGAGAATGCGTCAGAGGAGCCCAGAGTGCTGTGCATAGTCCAGGACACTACCAATGCGAAGACGGTCAACGAGAGGCTCACCCTCAACCTGCCAGcctccactactctctccaaactcttTGAGGATGTGGCCCACAAGGCGAGCTATGTGAACGGCACCTTTGACCTGGCATGGGGCAAGACCGGGGACATG GGGTCGCTGGATCCCAGCAGTGAGACGTCCCTCACTGAGTCTGGGTTCGAGCCCGGGAAGAGGAACTTCCTCCAGCTCACAGACAAGGACGGAGAACAGCCTCAGATTGCATCG GATGAGTCGGGGACAGCGGGCAGCAGTGGTCTGGATGACAGCTCCCAGGAGCGCTTCATCGGCCCGCTGCCCAGAGATGGCACGGTGGGCTGCAGCAGCGACTACAGCAGCCCCAGCTACTCCTACTCCTCCATCCTCAACAAGTCTGACACAG GATATGTGGGTTTGGTGAACCAGGCCATGACCTGCTATTTGAACAGCCTTCTACAAACTCTGTTTATGACCCCGGAGTTCAGAAATGCACTGTACAA CTGGGAGTTTGAGGAGTCGGAGGAAGACCCGGTCACCAGCATCCCTTACCAGCTACAGAGGTTGTTTTTGCTGCTGCAGACCAGTAAGAAGAGGGCCATCGAGACCACCGACGTGACCCGCAGCTTCGGCTGGGACAGCAGCGAAG CCTGGCAGCAGCATGACGTCCAGGAGCTGTGTAGGGTCATGTTTGATGCCCTGGAGCAGAAATGGAAGCAGACAGAGCAG CAGCAGTTTTCTCCACTTACG GCTGACCTGATTAACCAGCTGTACCAGGGGAAGCTGAAGGACTATGTGCGCTGTCTGGAGTGTGGCTATGAGAGCTGGAGGATCGACACCTACCTGGACATCCCTCTGGTCATCAGACCCTTTGGGGCCAGCCAGGCTTATGGCAGCGTG GAGGAGGCTCTGCAGGCCTTCGTCCAGCCAGAGACTCTGGATGGGGCCAACCAGTATTTTTGTGAGCGTTGCAAGAAAAAATGTGATGCCCGTAAG GGACTTAGGTTTCTGCACTTTCCCTACCTGTTGACTTTGCAGCTGAAGCGTTTTGACTTTGACTACACCACTATGCACCGCATCAAACTCAACGACCGCATGTCCTTCCCTGAGGAGCTGGACATGGGTCCTTTCATTGATGTGGAGGATGAG AAATCTCCTCAAACGGAGAGCTGCACTGACAGCGGGGCAGAGAATGAAGGCAGTTGCCACAGTGACCAGATGTGCAACGACTTCTCGGCAGACGACGGTGTTGATGAGGGAATCTGCCTGGACAGCGCCAGCAGTACTGAGAGGGTCCTGAAGCCAAAGGTACCCAGCCTCAACACT AGTTCATTGACCTTTGAGCTGTTCTCGGTCATGGTCCATTCGGGCAGCGCTGCAGGTGGCCACTACTATGCCTGCATTAAGTCCTTCAGCGATGGCCAGTGGTACAGTTTCAACGACCAGCACGTCAGCAAG ATCACCCAGGAAGACATCAGGAAAACATATGGAGGGTCCTCGGGGAGCAGAGGCTATTACTCCAGTGCCTTTGCCAG CTCTACAAATGCGTATATGCTGATTTATAGGTTGAAAGACCCCACAAGGAATGCAA AGTATCTGGATTGTGAGGACTTCCCTGAGCACATAAAGCATCTGGtccagagggagaaggagtctgAGGAgcaggagaaaagacagagggagatcgAGCGCAATACCTGCAAG ATCAAGCTGTTCTGCATGCATCCGGTGAAGATGATGACTATGATGGAGAACAAGCTGGAAGTGCACAAGGACAAGACGCTCAGAGAGGCAACAGAGATGGCCTACAAG CTCATGGAACTGGATGGGGTGGTCCCGCTGGACTGCTGTCGCCTGGTCAAGTACGATGAGTTCCATGAGTACCTGGAGCGTTCGTACGAGGGCGAGGACGACACCCCCATGGGGCTGCTGCTGGGCGGGGTCAAGTCGTCCTACATGTTTGACCTTCTGCTGGAGACCCGCAGAGCTGAACAAGTCTTCCAGCCATACAAACCTGGAG agGTGATGGTGAAGGTTCACGTGGTGGATCTGAAGACGGACACTATCGCCCCTCCCGTCAGCATCAGGGCCTATCTAAACCAGTCAATCACTGAGTTCAAGCAGCTCATTGCACAG GCCACAGAGCTCTCAGCCGAAACCATGCGTGTCGTCCTGGAGCGCTGCTATAATGACCTTCGGCTTCTCTACGTGCCCAACAAGACACTGAAAGCAGAGGGTTTCTTCAGGAGCAACAAG GTTTTTGTGGAAAGCTCTGAATCCCCAGATCACCAGGTCACCTTCACTGATTCCCTCTTGTGGAAACTGCTGGATCGCCATGGGAACACAATCCGCCTGTTTGTCTCGCTGCCTGTGCAATCCCCCGGCACCAACCGAACTATTTGCCAAAAAGTTGGTGGCGAAACTGAGTTCTCTGAGGGGTCAAAGGGCAACAGGAATTCCGTAGAGGCCATCCTGGAGGAGAGCACAGAGAAGCTGAAGAACCTGTCCCTCCAGCAGCAGCAGTGCTCCAGCACCAGTGACAGCCAGAAGACCTCAGACACCAGTGACTTCGAGCACATCGAGACCCCCTCACCCTCTCAGGAACCAGACTCCTCCTCCATATCTGCTGTTGTTGCAGTCGACAACCGAGAGCTGGAGAACCGGATCCGGGCGGCCGGCGGCGGGGTGGCCTACTCTGACCCAGAAACCCAGTTCCCTGGGGAGGAGCGCTCAGACTCTGAGGTGAACAACGACCGCAGCACGAGCTCAGTGGACAGTGACATCCTGAGCTCCAGCCACAGCAGTGACACGCTGTGCAACGCCGACAGCGGCCCCATTCAGCTGGCCAACGGCCTGGACTCACACAGCATCACCAGCAGCCGCCGCTCCAAGGCCAACGAGGGCAAGAAAGAGACGTGGGACACAGCCGAGGAGGACAGTGGCACGGACAGCGAGTATGACGAGAACGGGAAGAGCAAGGCAGAATCCTATTACCTCTACTTCAGAGCAGAACCATATGCACAGGAGGACGGCTCTGGGGAAGGAGGCCAGAAAT GTGTACTGGTCCACGTGGATAAGAGGATAACTCTGTCAGCATTCAAACAGAACCTGGAACCTTTCGTGGGGGTCACCTCTACCCAGTTCAAAGTGTTCCGCGTCTACGCCAACAACCAGGAGTTTGAGAGTGTACGGCTCAACGagaccctctcctccttctctgacGACAACAAG GTAACCATTCGATTAGGCAGAGCACTGAAGAAGGGCGAGTATCGGGTGAAAGTGTACCAGCTACTAGTGAATGATGCAGAG CCCTGTAAGTTCCTCGTAGACACAGTGTTTGCTAAGGGCATGACTGTGAAACAGTCCAAAGAGGAGCTAATGCCTCAGCTGAAAGACCAATGCAAGCTGGACCTCAACATCGACAA GTTCCGTCTCAGGAAGAAGACGTGGAAGAACCCAGGGACAGTGTTTCTGGACTACCACGTCTACGAGGAGGACATCAACATCTCCAGTAACTGGGAGGTCTTTCTGGAGGTTCTAGATG GACCGGAGAAGATGAAGTCCATGTCCCAGCTGGCTGTGCTCACCCGCCGCTGGACCCCCGCCCAGATGAAGCTGGAGCCCTTCCAGGAAGTGGTTCTGGAGAGCAGCAGTGTGGAGGAACTCaaggaaaag ctcagtGAAATAAGTGGTATTCCTCTTGAAAACCTGGAGTTTGCCAAG GGGCGTGGAACATTTCCTTGTGATATCTCGGTTTTGGAGATCCATCAGGATCTGGACTGGAACCCTAAAGTGTCCACTCTGAATGTGTGGCCTCTGTACATCTGTGATGATGGTGCTGTGGTCTTCTACAG GGACAGCACAGAGGAGCCTATGGAACAGTCGGAAGATGAACGCAATGAGCTGATGAAGAAGGAGAGCAGCCGGCTGCTGAAGACTGGCCACCGGGTCAGTTACTCACCTCGTAAGGAGAAGGCCCTTAAGATCTACCTGGATGGGGGCCCGGTCAAGGACCCGGGGCAGGACTGA